TGGGTCTGGTTCGGCGTCGCGACGATCAGCGCCTCGACGCCACCAGCCGCGATCAGGGCCTGATGGTCCGGGAACCAGCGCAGGCCGCGCTCCTCGCAATAGGCCCGGCCAGCTTCGGTGGGGTCGGCGACGCCGGCGACCGCCGCGAAATCCGTCGCCGCGATCACGTCCGCATGCAGCCGGCCGATCGCTCCGGCCCCGACGATCCCGACTGAAAATGGCGCCATGGCCCGACCTCCTGCATTGCCCCTCCTTATCCCGCCCGCGGGGGCTTCGGTCAAGATAACTGGAACAAGATTCCATTTTTGAAAATAAGACTGGAATTCTATTCCAGTCGTGCTAGAGGATCGCCGCCGTCTCCGCAGCGCGGAGCCAGCCAATCGGAGCCAGACAAGGCTTCCGGGGAACGCCAACGCAGGGAGGGACGTCGTGACCGAAGCAGACAAGCCACAGCGGATTTCCACCATCAGGCGCCGGAGCCTTCTCCTCGGCGCAGGCTCGCTCGGCGCGACCGGGCTCGTCTCGGCCAGGCTCGGCATGCCCTATATCGGCAACGCTGCCGCGGCCGAGCCGATCAAGATCGGCATGCTCTGGGCCAAGACCGGCAGCATCGTCGACCAGTCGGAATATCTCGCCCAAGGCGGAATGCTGGCGCTGGAGCAGCGCAACAACAGCCTGCTCGGCCGCCCCGCCGAGATCGTCTGGCTCGACGAGCCAAACCCGCAGGGCGCCCAGCAGAACGCCGAGCGCCTGGTCGGCGAGCACAAGGTCGTCGGCATGGTCGGCGGCGCACTGAGCTCTTTCGCGCTCGGCATCTCGGCCGTGGCGAAGAAGGCCAAGATCCCTTACATCGCCGCCAACGCCGCCACCGGCGACCTCACCGGCAAGTCCTGCAACAAGTACACCTTCCGCCTGCAGCCGCCGGTCGAGGTGCATGTCCGCGCGCTCGCCCCCTATTGCGGCGAGATCGGCAAGAAGTGGTATTTGCTGACGGCCGCCTACGCCTTCGGCCAGGACATCAAGAAGGCCTTCGAGGCCTATGCCAAGGCGAACGGCATCACCATCGTCGGCGCCGACGAGGTCCCGGTCGGCACGCCCGACTACA
This genomic interval from Bosea sp. 29B contains the following:
- a CDS encoding ABC transporter substrate-binding protein, which gives rise to MTEADKPQRISTIRRRSLLLGAGSLGATGLVSARLGMPYIGNAAAAEPIKIGMLWAKTGSIVDQSEYLAQGGMLALEQRNNSLLGRPAEIVWLDEPNPQGAQQNAERLVGEHKVVGMVGGALSSFALGISAVAKKAKIPYIAANAATGDLTGKSCNKYTFRLQPPVEVHVRALAPYCGEIGKKWYLLTAAYAFGQDIKKAFEAYAKANGITIVGADEVPVGTPDYSSFILKIRAAKPDVVIGGVAASDLTTFLKQWNELGMRGRIPFAEISVGNTDLWGVGPEAADGLYTLTWYYKNPNNPPEEQAMAAAYEKKYNRPAADKAWMGWFGMKSLLDAIEAAKSTDPAAIVAALEKWQVKRGDLDVHYRDFDHQMVNRLLIAGIKPKITDKWDYFDIKAELPKTQGDIDKAFGSQAESACKMDAL